One Ranitomeya variabilis isolate aRanVar5 chromosome 5, aRanVar5.hap1, whole genome shotgun sequence DNA window includes the following coding sequences:
- the LOC143776901 gene encoding E3 ubiquitin/ISG15 ligase TRIM25-like, translated as MASADLKEELLCSICLSTYTDPVMLRCGHNYCRMCIDQVLDTQEGSGVYSCPECREKFQERPALMRNLFMRKMENFLSTPPAQTKSGICCTYCVDSPVPAVRSCLHCEASLCDKHLRVHSKSPEHVLSDPTTSVEKRKCSVHKKILEYYCTEDDACICVYCSAGEHRGHRVELLNEAPEKKKRKLRHVLQKFKTKINDIEKKVQSLEEQMTKAQEQAAGKAQKVTTLCTQMRRGMEDLDKKVLSEISGQEKKESLSLSALIHQLEIKKEQLSRKVRHIKELCNMMDPLTVLQEPDTGDLCDPEEEGGDEDTGGHDKQPHDGDDLDVAVISHTLHTLSNVISGIRSGIYVLSPADILLDVTTAANNLFISEDLKTATCTEVAQERPETAERFQYYQVMSRRGFTSGQHYWDVEGRTSGRWRVGMCYPSIDRSGQQSYIGNNDKSWCFWRSNNQYLMTHDKKMIRLPHSISSDRVRICLDYEDGQLSFYELCDPIKHLHTFTATFSEPLHAALCVMSDSVKILGGSRNLKKLSFTI; from the coding sequence ATGGCTTCTGCTGATCTGAAAGAGGAGCTGCTCTGCTCCATCTGTCTGAGCACTTATACAGATCCTGTGatgctgagatgtggacacaactacTGCCGGATGTGTATAGATCAGGTGCTGGATACACAGGAAGGgtctggagtttattcctgtcctgaaTGCAGAGAAAAGTTTCAGGAGCGGCCGGCACTGATGAGGAACTTATTTATGCGTAAAATGGAAAATTTTCTGTCTACTCCACCAGCACAGACAAAAAGtgggatctgctgcacttactgtgtggactctccggtacctgctgttagatcctgtctacactgtgaggcttctctgtgtgataaacacCTGAGGGTTCACAGCAAATCACCAGAACACGTCTTATCTGATCCAACAACTTCTGTGGAGaaaaggaaatgttctgtccataagaagatcctggaatattactgcactGAGGACGATGCTTGTATCTGTGTCTATTGTTCAGCAGGAGAACATCGGGGACATCGGGTGGAGCTGCTGAATGAGGCCCCTGAGAAGAAGAAGAGGAAACTGAGACATGTCCTCCAGAAATTTAAAACAAAGATCAATGACATTGAGAAGAaagtccagagtctggaggagcagATGACAAAAGCTCAAGAACAAGCAGCTGGAAAAGCCCAGAAAGTCACTACCCTGTGTACACAAATGAGGAGAGGGATGGAAGACCTGGACAAGAAGGTCCTGAGTGAGATCTCCGGGCAGGAAAAGAAAGAGTCACTGTCACTGTCTGCTCTGATCCatcagctggaaataaagaaggagCAGCTGTCCAGGAAGGTGAGACACATTaaggagctgtgtaacatgatggatccactgactgtcttacaggaaccagacaccggtgacttgtgtgatcctgaggaggagggaggtgatgaggacacaggcggacatgataaacagccccatgatggagatgacctggatgtggctgtgatctcacacacattacacacattaagTAATGTAATATCAGGTATAAGGAGCGGAATCTATGTTTTAAGTCCcgcagacatattactggatgtaaccACAGCTGCTAATAATCTCTTTATATCAGAAGACCTGAAAACTGCGACCTGTACAGAAGTAGCTCAGGAAcgtccagaaacagcagagagattccagtattatcaggtgatgagcaggagaggatttacctcaggacaacattactgggatgtggaggGCAGGACATCAGGACGGTGGAGGGTGGGGATGTGTTACCCCAGTATAGACAGGAGTGGGCAGCAGTCATACATTGGAAATAATGACAAGTCCTGGTGTTTTTGGAGATCTAATAATCAGTATTTAATGACACATGACAAGAAAATGATCCGATTACCTCACAGTATCTCCAGTGATAGAgtcaggatatgtctggattatgaggacgggcagttgtccttttatgagctgtgtgaccccatcaaacacttacacaccttcactgccacATTCTCCGAGCCCCTTCATGCTGCTTTATGTGTAATGAGTGATTCTGTAAAGATATTGGGGGGAAGCAGAAACTTAAAGAAACTATCATTCACGATCTAA